The proteins below are encoded in one region of Apium graveolens cultivar Ventura chromosome 4, ASM990537v1, whole genome shotgun sequence:
- the LOC141719250 gene encoding uncharacterized protein LOC141719250 — translation METSKPKEGSVGLSYPLLTKSNYTVWSLKMKVFMKAQGVWDAIERKDPKKPVEEKTVQVALAAIYQGVPEDILLTIAEKETAKEAWDAIKTLCMGAERVKEAKVQTLKGEFESLVIKDTDQASVVRKLLRAVPEKFLQIASNIEQFGDMKVLTIGEVVGRLKAHEERTKGKSENTGGQLLLTHEEWTKRSNKTGSSAYQNQRPRGGFAARGRGRHSSRNQNGGRGHYQQQQQQPKGEGINKGYAATRDRSTVKCYNCGVYGHYAAECRKPRKEREKNKEQSQESNLTKYEDDEPTLLLTECEISCC, via the exons ATGGAAACCTCAAAACCGAAGGAAGGTTCCGTTGGTCTAAGCTACCCACTGCTTACCAAGAGCAACTACACAGTATGGTCCTTGAAGATGAAAGTCTTCATGAAAGCGCAAGGAGTTTGGGATGCGATTGAGCGAAAGGATCCCAAGAAACCCGTAGAGGAGAAGACGGTACAGGTAGCCCTTGCAGCGATCTATCAAGGCGTGCCAGAGGATATTTTGTTGACCATTGCTGAGAAAGAAACGGCCAAGGAAGCGTGGGACGCGATAAAGACATTGTGTATGGGTGCGGAGCGAGTAAAAGAGGCGAAGGTGCAAACGTTAAAGGGCGAGTTCGAGTCACTGGTCATCAAGGACACAGACCAG GCTAGTGTTGTCAGGAAGCTGTTGAGGGCAGTCCCAGAAAAATTTCTTCAAATTGCTTCAAACATCGAACAATTTGGGGACATGAAAGTATTAACTATTGGGGAGGTGGTAGGCCGCCTCAAGGCCCACGAAGAAAGGACGAAAGGAAAATCAGAAAACACAGGGGGACAGCTCTTGTTAACACATGAGGAGTGGACAAAAAGGTCGAACAAGACCGGGTCATCTGCGTATCAAAACCAGAGACCAAGAGGAGGTTTTGCAGCACGTGGTAGAGGCAGGCATAGTTCCAGAAATCAAAATGGAGGTAGAGGACATTaccaacaacagcaacagcaaccCAAGGGTGAGGGAATTAACAAGGGTTATGCTGCAACTCGTGATAGGAGTACGGTGAAGTGTTATAATTGCGGTGTGTATGGACATTACGCAGCTGAGTGTAGAAAACCAAGAAAAGAGAGGGAAAAGAATAAGGAACAAAGCCAAGAATCAAACCTCACAAAATATGAGGACGATGAGCCTACACTACTCTTAACTGAGTGTGAAATATCGTGTTGTTGA